A portion of the Solea senegalensis isolate Sse05_10M linkage group LG17, IFAPA_SoseM_1, whole genome shotgun sequence genome contains these proteins:
- the lft1 gene encoding lefty1 → MDFLRACLLCSALLCLAKAFTHQDMKDALLEKLGLDEVPKIQKRDLENLVVPAHIRNKYMSMLKMHHSRRRRSLPSLAGILRGIPGNADISGEYVYSDSARYRMVFDMEARIPDNSEVTMAELKLYQRANHHKRFTVERKNHRAVSNARVSIYWVEVLPNGSNRTSLVDSRLIPIHESGWKSFDVTQAVHYWSKTQQKTPMHLEVWIEGERPGSYAAELARSVHFTTQEQTDNTLGKPELILYTLNLEEYGSSGDCDVSQSKGTCCREQYYIDFRALTWTQYWIIEPAGYQAFKCTGGCKQPKRNYGYGERRCTVSESAPLPIMYLVKKGDYTEIEVAEFPNMIVERCACTMDNVSVV, encoded by the exons ATGGATTTCCTCCGCGCTTGTCTCCTGTGCTCAGCTCTGCTCTGCCTCGCCAAGGCTTTTACGCATCAGGATATGAAGGACGCGCTGCTGGAGAAACTGGGCTTGGATGAAGTTCCTAAGATCCAAAAAAGGGATTTGGAGAACCTGGTGGTTCCGGCGCACATCAGAAACAAGTACATGTCCATGCTGAAGATGCACCACAGCAGGAGACGCAGATCTCTGCCCAGCTTAGCGGGCATCCTGAGGGGAATCCCCGGCAATGCAG ACATTTCTGGGGAGTACGTTTACTCTGACTCCGCCCGGTACCGCATGGTGTTCGACATGGAGGCGAGGATCCCGGATAACAGCGAGGTGACCATGGCGGAGCTGAAGCTCTACCAGCGCGCCAACCATCACAAGCGCTTCACTGTGGAGAGGAAGAACCACCGCGCCGTCAGCAACGCGCGGGTCAGCATCTACTGGGTGGAGGTGTTACCCAACGGATCCAACCGGACATCGCTAGTAGACTCAAG GCTGATCCCCATTCATGAGAGCGGCTGGAAGAGCTTTGATGTGACTCAGGCGGTGCACTATTGGTCCAAGACGCAGCAGAAGACACCTATGCACCTGGAGGTGTGGATCGAGGGCGAGAGACCTGGCAGCTACGCGGCAGAGTTGGCCAGGAGTGTCCACTTTACCACCCAGGAGCAGACGGACAACACCTTGGGGAAGCCTGAGCTCATCCTCTACACACTCAACCTCGAAGAATACGG TTCTAGTGGCGACTGCGACGTCAGCCAGAGCAAAGGCACCTGCTGCAGAGAGCAGTACTACATCGACTTCCGCGCGCTCACATGGACGCAGTACTGGATCATCGAGCCCGCGGGCTACCAGGCCTTCAAGTGCACGGGAGGCTGCAAGCAGCCGAAGCGCAACTACGGCTACGGCGAGCGGCGGTGCACGGTGTCCGAGAGCGCCCCCCTGCCCATCATGTACCTGGTGAAGAAAGGCGACTACACCGAGATAGAAGTGGCCGAGTTCCCCAATATGATCGTAGAACGGTGCGCGTGCACAATGGACAACGTGTCTGTGGTATGA